One window of Cervus elaphus chromosome 2, mCerEla1.1, whole genome shotgun sequence genomic DNA carries:
- the LOC122705058 gene encoding putative olfactory receptor 8G3 pseudogene: MDAGNHSSVTEFILAGLTEQPRLQLPLFFLFLGIYVVTVVGNLGMITLIRLSSHLHTPMYYFLSNLSFIDFCQSTVITPKMLVNFVTKQNIISYSECMTQLYFFSTFAIAECHMLAAMAYDRYVAICNPLLYNVIMSYHICFCLTVGVYILAIIGSTIHTGFMLRLLFCKNKVINHYFCDLFPLLELSCSSIFINELLVLVLSAFNILTPALTILTSYIFILRSILQIHSPEGRSKAFSTCSSHISAVAVFFGSAAFMYLQPSSVSSMDQGKVSSVFYTCIVPMLNPLIYSLRNKDVRFVLEKILERGKYI; encoded by the coding sequence ATGGATGCTGGAAATCACTCCTCAGTGACTGAGTTCATCCTCGCTGGGCTTACAGAACAGCCACGACTCCAGCtgccccttttcttcctcttcctaggAATCTATGTGGTCACGGTGGTGGGGAACCTGGGCATGATCACACTGATTAGGCTCAGTTCTCACCTGCACACTCCCATGTACTATTTCCTCAGCAATTTGTCCTTTATTGACTTCTGTCAGTCCACTGTCATTACCCCCAAGATGCTGGTCAACTTTGTGACAAAGCAGAACATCATTTCTTACTCTGAATGCATGACTCAGCTTTACTTCTTCAGCACTTTTGCTATTGCAGAGTGTCACATGTTGGCTGCAATGGCATATGACCGCTATGTTGCCATCTGCAACcccttgctttacaatgtcatcaTGTCTTATCACATCTGCTTCTGCCTCACAGTAGGAGTTTATATTTTGGCCATCATTGGATCCACAATCCATACAGGATTTATGTTGAGACTCCTTTTCTGCAAGAACAAGGTGATTAACCATTATTTCTGTGATCTCTTCCCACTTTTGGAACTATCCTGTTCCAGCATCTTCATCAATGAATTATTGGTTCTAGTCTTGAGTGCATTCAACATCCTGACTCCTGCCTTAACCATCCTAACATCCTACATCTTCATTCTCCGCAGCATCCTCCAAATCCACTCCCCTGAGGGCAGGTCCAAAGCCTTCAGCACCTGTAGCTCTCACATCTCAGCTGTTGCTGTTTTCTTTGGATCTGCAGCATTCATGTACCTGCAGCCATCATCTGTGAGCTCCATGGATCAAGGAAAAGTGTCCTCTGTGTTTTATACCTGCATTGTTCCCATGCTAAATCCTCTAATTTACAGTCTGCGTAATAAGGATGTCAGATTTGTCCTGGAGAAAATTCtggaaagaggaaaatatatatGA